A window from Nocardioides mesophilus encodes these proteins:
- a CDS encoding SigE family RNA polymerase sigma factor, producing the protein MRVHPGSSDEAAFHAFVVARTAALSRTAYLLTGDHHLAEDLVQTALFKTAKAWGRIKGDPEPYVRRILYTENISWWRRRRHLREVAVEGYDGPAAAADVDLRFALEQALAQLSIKQRTVLVLRYFEDLTEAQTAQVLGIGLGTVKSTTRQALARLRAVAPHLGELVEATS; encoded by the coding sequence ATGCGGGTGCATCCAGGATCCAGCGACGAGGCCGCGTTCCACGCGTTCGTCGTGGCACGCACCGCGGCACTCTCACGCACGGCGTACCTCCTCACCGGTGACCACCACCTCGCGGAGGACCTCGTGCAGACAGCGCTGTTCAAGACGGCCAAGGCCTGGGGCCGGATCAAGGGCGACCCCGAGCCCTACGTACGCCGGATCCTCTACACCGAGAACATCTCCTGGTGGCGGCGCCGCCGGCACCTCCGGGAGGTCGCCGTCGAGGGGTACGACGGGCCCGCTGCCGCGGCGGACGTCGACCTGCGCTTCGCCCTCGAGCAGGCGCTGGCGCAGCTGAGCATCAAGCAGCGGACCGTGCTGGTGCTGCGCTACTTCGAGGACCTCACCGAGGCGCAGACCGCGCAGGTGCTCGGCATCGGCCTCGGCACGGTGAAGTCCACGACCCGGCAGGCCCTGGCCCGGCTGCGCGCGGTCGCGCCGCACCTCGGCGAGCTGGTGGAGGCGACGTCATGA
- a CDS encoding PD40 domain-containing protein: MTQDLRDLMHRVADDVTPVEVAPDTWRRARRGRSRDRIVAPALAVLLVLAGVTATLRPTWLPAPVDPVDRTVVGGAGAVPDHLYMVPEGLDSMRGDGTRSTPLEPPSVVRRAAAAFVTLRGTAVLVSAADGDHHLVDLPGFGDSFAGMDEGSPVAVSPDGRSVAYPWRQRPRPAGEHWPSGLAVLHLDRPGRPEVHRLPGGVGALVGEFSWSPDGRYLVYSVALASRLTEDSYTSSSYRKERLDVRTGRRTPVPPARAASPPAVSSSGVAAVLAGDLVLSSPATGRRAVPVPGDPTGPGAWSASGREIALGSFGISGSFPVVDVEQGRSRLVGGLTPQSTRVLGWVGPDDVLALRHPSSFDRAELVLVDVRSGQARTVGVVEGQVVQSLSVATGLMTLDRPTVEFAPPSWQHDRSWWWAGGGALAVLLAALALLGRRRVRHTGRQGRLR, translated from the coding sequence ATGACCCAGGACCTGCGCGACCTGATGCACCGGGTGGCCGACGACGTGACGCCGGTCGAGGTGGCCCCCGACACCTGGCGCCGTGCCCGGCGGGGCCGCAGCCGAGACCGGATCGTCGCGCCGGCGTTGGCCGTGCTGCTGGTGCTGGCCGGGGTGACGGCGACGCTGCGCCCGACCTGGCTGCCGGCGCCGGTCGACCCGGTGGACCGGACGGTCGTCGGCGGCGCCGGGGCCGTCCCGGACCACCTCTACATGGTGCCGGAGGGGCTCGACAGCATGAGGGGGGACGGCACCCGCTCCACGCCGCTCGAGCCGCCGTCAGTCGTGCGACGGGCGGCTGCGGCGTTCGTGACGTTGCGCGGCACGGCCGTCCTCGTCTCGGCAGCCGACGGGGACCACCACCTCGTCGACCTGCCGGGGTTCGGGGACAGCTTCGCCGGCATGGACGAGGGGTCTCCGGTCGCGGTCTCACCCGACGGCCGCAGTGTGGCCTACCCGTGGCGGCAGCGTCCGCGGCCGGCCGGCGAGCACTGGCCGAGCGGGCTGGCGGTCCTGCACCTGGACCGTCCCGGCCGTCCGGAGGTGCACCGGTTGCCGGGAGGCGTCGGGGCGCTGGTCGGGGAGTTCTCCTGGTCCCCGGACGGGAGGTACCTCGTCTACTCGGTGGCCCTCGCCTCCCGGCTGACCGAGGACAGCTACACCAGCAGCAGCTACCGCAAGGAACGGCTCGACGTGAGGACCGGGCGGCGGACCCCGGTGCCGCCGGCGCGCGCGGCGAGCCCACCGGCGGTCTCGAGCAGCGGGGTGGCCGCGGTGCTGGCCGGCGACCTGGTGCTGTCCTCGCCGGCGACCGGTCGCCGTGCCGTCCCGGTGCCCGGCGACCCGACCGGACCGGGCGCCTGGTCGGCCAGCGGCCGGGAGATCGCGCTGGGGTCGTTCGGCATCTCCGGGTCGTTCCCCGTGGTCGACGTCGAGCAGGGTCGCTCCCGGCTGGTCGGCGGCCTCACACCGCAGAGCACCCGGGTCCTCGGCTGGGTCGGCCCCGACGACGTCCTGGCTCTCCGGCACCCGAGCTCGTTTGACCGGGCGGAGCTGGTGCTCGTCGACGTCCGCTCCGGCCAGGCCCGCACGGTCGGCGTCGTCGAGGGGCAGGTCGTCCAGAGCCTCAGCGTCGCCACCGGCCTGATGACACTGGACCGGCCGACCGTGGAGTTCGCGCCGCCGTCGTGGCAGCACGACCGCAGCTGGTGGTGGGCCGGCGGCGGCGCGCTCGCCGTACTCCTGGCCGCGCTGGCGCTGCTGGGCCGTCGGAGGGTGCGGCACACCGGGAGGCAGGGGCGGCTACGGTGA
- a CDS encoding NAD-dependent epimerase/dehydratase family protein, whose amino-acid sequence MRILMIGGTRFVGRHVAEKALERGHEVTIFHRGRTGADLFPGVEHRIGDRDTAEGLAALAEGEWDATVDTCAYVPRQVHQLADALGDRGGHHLLVSSISAYAAPDGPGTTEDTALIELDDPTVEEVTGETYGGLKVLCEQAAVERHGPRTLLVRPSYVVGPDDYTWRFPWWVARIARGGRVPVPGPADAPAQVIDARDMGEWMVQLLEDRREGAFHAASPAPPFTWRQQMEVIVDAAAPAGTELVWVDQAAVEALAAAPGTVPLWSGGDPDVWVMAVDPSRAYATGLSPRPLSETVRDTLAWIQDNDMPAGTGLSEDQERLLLDWQPPA is encoded by the coding sequence ATGCGCATCCTGATGATCGGCGGCACCCGCTTCGTCGGCCGCCACGTCGCCGAGAAGGCCCTCGAGCGCGGCCACGAGGTGACGATCTTCCACCGCGGCCGGACCGGCGCGGACCTGTTCCCCGGCGTCGAGCACCGGATCGGTGACCGGGACACCGCCGAGGGGCTCGCCGCGCTGGCCGAGGGGGAGTGGGACGCCACCGTCGACACCTGCGCCTACGTGCCCCGCCAGGTGCACCAGCTCGCCGACGCGCTGGGCGACCGCGGCGGGCACCACCTGCTGGTCTCCAGCATCTCGGCGTACGCCGCGCCCGACGGTCCCGGGACCACCGAGGACACGGCGCTCATCGAGCTCGACGACCCGACGGTCGAGGAGGTCACCGGCGAGACGTACGGCGGCCTCAAGGTGCTCTGCGAGCAGGCCGCCGTCGAGCGGCACGGCCCTCGGACGCTGCTGGTCCGCCCGTCGTACGTCGTCGGCCCGGACGACTACACCTGGCGGTTCCCCTGGTGGGTCGCGCGGATCGCCCGCGGCGGCCGCGTCCCGGTGCCCGGCCCCGCCGACGCCCCCGCCCAGGTCATCGACGCCCGGGACATGGGGGAGTGGATGGTGCAGCTCCTCGAGGATCGTCGGGAGGGTGCCTTCCACGCCGCCAGCCCGGCGCCGCCGTTCACCTGGCGTCAGCAGATGGAGGTGATCGTCGACGCGGCGGCCCCTGCGGGGACCGAGCTGGTGTGGGTGGACCAGGCGGCCGTCGAGGCGCTGGCGGCCGCCCCGGGCACGGTGCCGCTGTGGAGCGGCGGAGACCCCGACGTGTGGGTGATGGCGGTGGATCCCTCGCGCGCCTACGCCACCGGGCTCTCGCCCCGACCGCTGTCCGAGACCGTCCGGGACACCCTGGCGTGGATCCAGGACAACGACATGCCTGCGGGCACCGGGCTGAGCGAGGACCAGGAGCGGCTGCTCCTGGACTGGCAGCCACCCGCCTGA
- a CDS encoding GAF and ANTAR domain-containing protein: protein MSDERLIETARRLYDSLTPGDLDETLTRITAAAVEVLPDVQYASITIKHADGTLETAAPTNEMLLGLDAAQYQLREGPCYEAASDVAHVISPNLAADERFPHYGPVALASGIKAQAGLRLFDSPTSQGALNLYSRNVGAFDDFASLSALFTHQAGMALGYAREISNLQEAVRTRKTIGQAIGILMERYKLSDERAFAFLSRLSQHRNVKLRQVAQEMVAATEDQHLD from the coding sequence ATGAGCGACGAGCGACTGATCGAGACCGCCCGCCGGTTGTACGACTCCCTGACCCCGGGTGACCTGGACGAGACGCTGACCAGGATCACCGCTGCGGCGGTCGAGGTGCTGCCGGACGTGCAGTACGCCAGCATCACCATCAAGCACGCAGACGGCACGCTGGAGACGGCTGCGCCCACCAACGAGATGCTGCTCGGGCTGGACGCCGCGCAGTACCAGCTGCGTGAGGGCCCCTGCTACGAAGCGGCGAGCGACGTCGCCCACGTGATCTCGCCGAACCTCGCCGCGGACGAGCGGTTCCCGCACTACGGCCCCGTCGCCCTCGCCTCCGGGATCAAGGCGCAGGCCGGCCTGCGGCTCTTCGACTCGCCCACCTCGCAGGGCGCGCTGAACCTCTACTCCCGCAACGTCGGGGCGTTCGACGACTTCGCCAGCCTGAGCGCGCTGTTCACCCACCAGGCCGGGATGGCCCTGGGCTACGCCCGCGAGATCAGCAACCTGCAGGAGGCGGTCCGCACGCGCAAGACCATCGGCCAGGCGATCGGCATCCTGATGGAGCGCTACAAGCTCAGCGACGAGCGCGCCTTCGCGTTCCTGAGCCGGCTCTCGCAGCACCGCAACGTGAAGCTGCGGCAGGTGGCCCAGGAGATGGTCGCCGCCACCGAGGACCAGCACCTCGACTGA
- a CDS encoding aldo/keto reductase, protein MERRRLGRIGHESSVLIYGGAALGEVDQDTADASIQEALDAGINHFDVAPGYGDAELRLAPWMPRIRDEIFLATKTDERDAEAAWTQINRSLERLGTDRVDLIQLHAIGNLELLDQVTGPGGALEAALRAQEEGLAGAVGITGHTHTAASTHLEGLRRHPFATVLTPLNVALWNRPDYRADYEELVAEAQRQDAGLMTIKTVSRRNWPDGAEKTHATWYEPQTDPERIRAAVSWVLAHREVTGLATPGDVRLLRHVVAAEADRMSPGEAEALLHADPAYASPFVSMPPDL, encoded by the coding sequence ATGGAACGACGACGACTCGGACGCATCGGCCACGAAAGCTCGGTCCTGATCTACGGCGGAGCCGCCCTCGGGGAGGTGGACCAGGACACCGCCGATGCCTCGATCCAGGAGGCGCTCGATGCTGGGATCAACCACTTCGACGTGGCGCCCGGGTACGGCGACGCGGAGCTGCGGCTGGCGCCGTGGATGCCGCGGATCCGCGACGAGATCTTCCTCGCCACCAAGACCGATGAGCGGGACGCCGAGGCGGCCTGGACCCAGATCAACCGGTCCCTGGAGCGGCTGGGCACCGACCGCGTCGACCTGATCCAGCTGCACGCGATCGGCAACCTCGAGCTGCTCGACCAGGTCACCGGTCCCGGCGGCGCGCTCGAGGCCGCGCTGCGGGCCCAGGAGGAGGGCCTGGCCGGGGCGGTCGGCATCACCGGGCACACCCACACTGCCGCCAGCACCCACCTGGAGGGGCTGCGCCGGCACCCGTTCGCCACCGTGCTGACCCCGCTCAACGTGGCGTTGTGGAACCGTCCGGACTACCGGGCCGACTACGAGGAGCTCGTCGCGGAGGCGCAGCGCCAGGACGCCGGCCTGATGACGATCAAGACCGTCTCGCGCCGCAACTGGCCCGACGGCGCCGAGAAGACGCATGCCACCTGGTACGAGCCGCAGACGGACCCCGAGCGGATCCGCGCCGCGGTCTCGTGGGTGCTCGCCCACCGGGAGGTCACCGGCCTGGCCACCCCGGGCGACGTACGCCTGCTGCGGCACGTGGTGGCAGCCGAGGCCGACCGGATGAGCCCGGGTGAGGCCGAGGCACTCCTGCACGCCGACCCGGCGTACGCCTCGCCGTTCGTGAGCATGCCCCCGGACTTGTGA
- a CDS encoding glycoside hydrolase family 3 N-terminal domain-containing protein: MTTHAQTSTKVRFVASLAGVALLTGAAAPTSLPRTGVGTVPHSSATTAATTGAVKPAGGSARAALASMTLPQRVGQLFMVGTPATSADPAARRQIAELHVGNVMLTGRSYSGTAAPAQVAATMQAQTTAAATARVRLLVATDQEGGLVQVLQGPGISDIPAALQQGRLGVPRLTRAAGRWARQLREAGVNMNLAPVMDTVPGPEAARLNPPIGAFDREFGYTPLRVSRHGSAFLRGMAANGIVPVAKHFPGLGRVRANPDTSTGVVDRVTRRGDAYLRPFRAAVGAGVPFMMMSTASYARMDPGRPAAFSRFIIRTVLRGDLGFHGAVISDDLGLARQVSPWPPGARAVKFIRAGGDLVLTVSPRPLPAMYAAVLQRARNNAGFRAKVDRAALRVLKVKERRHLLAG, translated from the coding sequence GTGACCACGCACGCTCAGACGTCGACGAAGGTCCGGTTCGTCGCCTCGCTGGCCGGAGTCGCCCTGCTGACCGGGGCCGCCGCGCCGACCTCGCTGCCCAGGACCGGCGTCGGGACCGTGCCGCACAGCTCAGCCACCACCGCCGCCACGACCGGTGCCGTCAAGCCTGCCGGCGGGAGCGCTCGCGCGGCACTCGCGTCGATGACGCTTCCCCAGCGGGTCGGCCAGCTGTTCATGGTCGGGACCCCGGCCACCTCCGCCGACCCTGCGGCGCGACGCCAGATCGCCGAGCTGCACGTCGGCAACGTGATGCTGACCGGGCGGAGCTACTCCGGCACCGCAGCCCCCGCCCAGGTGGCGGCCACGATGCAGGCGCAGACCACGGCGGCCGCCACCGCACGGGTGCGCCTGCTGGTCGCCACCGACCAGGAGGGCGGCCTGGTCCAGGTGCTTCAGGGGCCGGGAATCTCCGACATCCCCGCGGCGCTGCAGCAGGGACGCCTCGGCGTCCCCCGTCTCACGCGTGCCGCCGGTCGCTGGGCCCGGCAGCTCCGCGAGGCCGGGGTGAACATGAACCTGGCTCCCGTGATGGACACCGTCCCGGGCCCGGAGGCAGCTCGGCTGAACCCGCCGATCGGGGCCTTCGACCGCGAGTTCGGCTACACGCCACTCCGGGTCTCCCGGCACGGCTCCGCGTTCCTTCGCGGGATGGCGGCGAACGGCATCGTGCCGGTGGCGAAGCACTTCCCGGGGCTGGGCCGGGTGCGCGCCAACCCCGACACGTCCACCGGCGTTGTGGACCGGGTCACCCGGCGCGGCGACGCCTACCTGCGACCGTTCCGGGCGGCGGTCGGCGCCGGCGTTCCGTTCATGATGATGTCCACCGCCTCCTACGCCCGGATGGATCCGGGCCGTCCGGCCGCCTTCTCCCGGTTCATCATCCGCACCGTGCTGCGCGGTGACCTCGGGTTCCACGGCGCCGTGATCTCCGACGACCTCGGCCTGGCCCGTCAGGTCTCGCCGTGGCCGCCCGGTGCGCGGGCGGTCAAGTTCATCCGGGCAGGGGGAGACCTGGTGCTCACGGTGAGCCCGCGCCCGCTCCCGGCGATGTACGCCGCCGTCCTCCAGCGCGCCCGGAACAACGCGGGCTTCCGGGCCAAGGTGGACCGCGCCGCGCTCCGGGTGCTCAAGGTCAAGGAGCGGCGGCACCTGCTCGCAGGCTGA
- a CDS encoding alpha/beta fold hydrolase, with protein METRAGEVTVHYVEHGAGRPVLVLHGAGVDHREPEACFEPVFDALPGFRRIYPDLPGMGRTAAPDSLRGAEDVLDTLLELAGQVGGGDPYLLIGHSAGAYYAQAMATRAPAQVAGLALVCPLVPGVRDVPAHRVAVVSDDIGDDDFRGYFVIHTPEMLERYERHVAPAAALVDAAALERIGQRWEIAAAGGSAYAGPTLVVAGRLDSTVGYVGAADLLHHYPHATLAVVDDAGHALPHEQPDLLRALVGEWLERVQRSVQHGRV; from the coding sequence ATGGAGACTCGCGCGGGTGAGGTGACCGTCCACTACGTCGAGCACGGAGCCGGCCGGCCGGTCCTGGTGCTGCACGGCGCCGGCGTCGACCACCGCGAGCCCGAGGCCTGCTTCGAACCGGTCTTCGACGCTCTCCCGGGATTCAGGCGGATCTACCCCGACCTGCCGGGCATGGGGCGGACGGCGGCGCCCGACTCGCTGCGCGGCGCCGAGGACGTCCTGGACACGCTCCTGGAGCTCGCCGGGCAGGTCGGCGGCGGGGACCCCTACCTCCTCATCGGCCACTCGGCGGGCGCCTACTACGCGCAGGCGATGGCCACGAGGGCGCCGGCGCAGGTCGCCGGGCTTGCGCTCGTCTGCCCGCTGGTGCCGGGCGTTCGTGACGTCCCGGCGCATCGCGTCGCGGTCGTGTCCGACGACATCGGCGACGACGACTTCCGCGGCTACTTCGTGATCCACACGCCGGAGATGCTCGAGCGCTACGAACGCCATGTCGCCCCGGCAGCCGCGCTCGTGGACGCCGCGGCGCTGGAGCGGATCGGGCAGCGGTGGGAGATCGCTGCCGCGGGCGGGTCCGCGTACGCCGGTCCCACGCTGGTCGTCGCGGGGCGGTTGGACTCGACGGTCGGGTACGTCGGCGCCGCGGACCTTCTCCACCACTACCCGCACGCCACGCTCGCGGTGGTCGACGACGCCGGTCACGCCTTGCCTCACGAGCAGCCGGATCTGCTGCGTGCACTCGTCGGCGAGTGGCTCGAGCGCGTGCAGCGGTCGGTCCAGCACGGTCGCGTCTGA
- a CDS encoding sensor histidine kinase, producing MPGKRGWVAVGEGTLLFVLALGLIAACWWRLEVGSPREREVLLWLVVAAVPVAAVTVVLVFADTSRVRSVPPAVLTVLALPLLAALVVGVLRPRLVDVHGLLVGVVVAVVVVTAYIAAFVGLWALLTLLGAGAMSPATFALVGVVCAAGVHPLRVLLRGVVDQLLFGDRPDPLGAATRVADSVSDDPVLALDAVRQALVHPYAALLSGGRTLATAGTPVTYTHSLPLRLGTEEAGELVVGLRAGDLRLPRTDEQVLRVVAPLLAQTVRLRASREAAIAGIEDERRRLRHDLHDGLGPTLTGAAYAADAARNLLDSDPAAARRHLASVRTSTECAIREIRRLVDGLRPPALDELGLVAALRQHASNLPLPVTVCSDELPRLGAAIEVAAYRIGLEALTNVVRHSGATSATVTLTTSPQALTVEVVDNGGTAGS from the coding sequence GTGCCCGGGAAGAGGGGCTGGGTCGCCGTGGGTGAGGGGACGCTGCTCTTCGTCCTGGCCCTTGGACTGATCGCAGCCTGCTGGTGGCGACTGGAAGTCGGGTCGCCGCGCGAGCGGGAGGTGCTGCTGTGGCTGGTCGTCGCCGCCGTGCCGGTCGCGGCCGTCACGGTGGTGCTCGTGTTCGCAGACACCAGCCGCGTCCGCAGCGTTCCTCCGGCGGTCCTGACCGTCCTCGCGCTGCCGCTGCTGGCGGCGCTTGTCGTCGGCGTGCTTCGCCCGAGGCTCGTGGACGTTCACGGGCTTCTGGTCGGTGTCGTCGTTGCGGTGGTCGTCGTGACTGCCTACATCGCAGCCTTCGTCGGGTTGTGGGCACTGCTCACCCTGCTCGGTGCGGGCGCGATGAGCCCGGCGACGTTCGCGCTGGTCGGCGTGGTCTGCGCAGCCGGGGTCCACCCACTGCGGGTCCTGCTTCGTGGAGTCGTCGATCAGCTGCTGTTCGGCGACCGACCTGACCCGCTCGGCGCGGCCACCCGTGTCGCGGACTCCGTGAGCGACGATCCGGTGCTGGCTCTGGACGCCGTGCGCCAGGCGCTGGTCCACCCGTACGCGGCGCTCCTCTCCGGCGGGAGGACGCTGGCGACGGCGGGAACTCCGGTCACCTACACCCACAGCCTCCCGCTCAGACTGGGCACGGAGGAGGCCGGCGAGCTCGTGGTGGGGCTGCGCGCAGGCGACCTGCGGCTGCCTCGGACCGATGAGCAGGTCCTGCGGGTTGTGGCGCCGCTGCTCGCGCAGACGGTCCGTCTTCGGGCCTCCCGCGAAGCGGCCATCGCCGGCATCGAGGACGAGCGGCGGCGGTTGCGCCACGACCTCCACGACGGACTCGGGCCCACCCTCACCGGAGCGGCCTACGCGGCGGACGCTGCGCGGAACCTCCTCGACTCCGACCCTGCCGCTGCCCGGAGGCACCTGGCGTCCGTGCGGACCTCGACCGAGTGCGCGATCAGGGAGATCCGTCGCCTCGTCGACGGTCTCCGGCCGCCTGCGCTCGACGAGCTCGGACTGGTGGCCGCCCTGCGCCAGCACGCCTCCAACCTGCCGCTACCTGTCACCGTCTGCTCCGACGAGCTGCCCCGCCTCGGCGCGGCGATCGAGGTGGCGGCCTACCGGATCGGGTTGGAGGCTCTCACGAACGTCGTCCGGCACTCCGGGGCGACGTCCGCCACAGTCACCCTGACGACGAGCCCCCAAGCGCTCACCGTGGAAGTGGTCGACAACGGAGGAACCGCCGGCTCCTAG
- a CDS encoding response regulator has protein sequence MREVLLTRPDVVLMDLRMPGADGLEATRRIRAASPDTSVLVLSMLEDDETVLAAMRAGAQGYLLKGAGQDELERALRGVVAGEAIFGPGVATRMLQHFTGGGATPFPQLTTREREILDLIAGGLRNNAIAERLRLSPKTVANHVSSIFAKLQLSDRSEAIVRAREEGLGRRG, from the coding sequence GTGCGCGAGGTCCTGCTGACCCGCCCCGACGTGGTGCTCATGGATCTGCGGATGCCGGGCGCCGACGGGCTGGAGGCGACCCGACGGATCCGTGCGGCCTCCCCGGACACCTCGGTGCTCGTGCTGTCGATGCTCGAGGACGACGAGACGGTCCTGGCCGCCATGCGAGCCGGCGCCCAGGGCTACTTGCTCAAGGGCGCGGGCCAGGACGAACTCGAGCGCGCTTTGCGTGGCGTCGTCGCTGGAGAGGCGATCTTCGGCCCCGGAGTGGCAACACGGATGTTGCAGCACTTCACCGGGGGCGGCGCCACGCCCTTCCCCCAGCTGACGACCCGGGAGCGCGAGATCCTGGACCTGATCGCCGGCGGGCTCCGCAACAACGCGATCGCCGAACGCCTGCGTCTCTCGCCCAAGACCGTGGCCAACCACGTCTCATCGATCTTCGCCAAGCTCCAGCTGAGCGACAGGTCGGAGGCCATCGTTCGTGCCCGGGAAGAGGGGCTGGGTCGCCGTGGGTGA
- a CDS encoding GNAT family N-acetyltransferase, translated as MADEGTGARLAIVRGDDGTFIGWCSLSRWNPGFRSASLTYCLDHSAWGRGYATEAVGALLHWGFDTLGLNRVQAETDTRNLASARVLQKLGFVREGMLREDCVVNGEVSDSWVFGLLSREWRALSGPAHGG; from the coding sequence ATGGCGGACGAAGGCACCGGAGCCCGGCTGGCCATCGTCCGTGGCGACGACGGCACCTTCATCGGCTGGTGCAGCCTCAGCCGGTGGAACCCGGGCTTCCGCAGCGCCTCGTTGACCTACTGCCTCGACCACTCGGCCTGGGGACGGGGCTACGCGACCGAGGCCGTAGGTGCCCTGCTGCACTGGGGATTCGACACGCTGGGCCTGAACCGGGTCCAGGCCGAGACCGATACCCGCAACCTGGCCTCTGCCAGGGTCCTGCAGAAGCTCGGGTTCGTGCGTGAAGGCATGCTGCGGGAGGACTGCGTCGTGAACGGCGAGGTGTCGGACTCGTGGGTCTTCGGGTTGCTCAGCCGGGAGTGGCGGGCGTTGTCCGGGCCGGCTCACGGAGGCTGA
- a CDS encoding YybH family protein, whose protein sequence is MHPQAPFDESEIREAERRLEAALEAADPTSWVLEYTEDAVFDGGGEHAVVGRESLLAMAGSMRPLGSVSIRPLRTEGREGLVAVWCQASWVSGPAESQPTTVDVRGILVWRKEPDGVWRVAMEHIG, encoded by the coding sequence ATGCATCCGCAGGCACCGTTCGACGAGTCCGAGATCCGGGAGGCGGAGCGTCGGCTGGAAGCTGCCCTCGAAGCGGCCGACCCCACGAGCTGGGTCCTGGAGTACACCGAGGACGCGGTGTTCGACGGAGGTGGCGAGCACGCAGTCGTCGGCCGCGAGTCGCTGCTGGCCATGGCCGGATCGATGCGTCCGTTGGGGTCGGTGTCCATCCGGCCGCTGCGCACCGAAGGACGGGAGGGCCTCGTGGCGGTCTGGTGCCAGGCGTCCTGGGTCAGCGGACCTGCGGAGAGCCAGCCGACGACGGTCGACGTGCGGGGCATCCTCGTGTGGCGCAAGGAGCCGGACGGCGTATGGCGAGTGGCGATGGAGCACATCGGCTGA
- a CDS encoding patatin-like phospholipase family protein, giving the protein MADPSVLEADLVLEGGGVLGIGHVGAISVLEEAGYSFPRVAGTSAGSIVGALVAAGMRSSRITDIMATLDYRQFADRSLLDRVPIGGPLLSLLMDDGVFEGDRVREWLGNLLVDECGVETFADLALDDPGSSLPPERRFRLVVTATDVTRGELVHFPWDYEGTYGLEPGRQRVADAVRASMSIPFFYEPVTLTGADGATSTLVDGGVLSNFPIDIFDRTDGRPPRWPTFGVKLLPLLPVDAAKLVPIAGLFQHGPVALAADLAMTAIVGRDQAHLAKPWVKVRTMRVDSAGVNPIDFGLSRAQATALFENGRAAATRFLREWDWADYLATFRGVGRPTT; this is encoded by the coding sequence ATGGCTGATCCGTCGGTGCTCGAGGCAGACCTCGTCCTCGAGGGCGGGGGCGTGCTGGGCATCGGACACGTCGGAGCGATCTCCGTGCTCGAGGAAGCCGGTTACTCGTTCCCGAGGGTGGCCGGCACCTCCGCCGGCTCGATCGTCGGGGCACTGGTGGCCGCGGGCATGCGCTCGTCGCGGATCACGGACATCATGGCGACGTTGGACTACCGGCAGTTCGCCGACCGATCGCTTCTGGACCGGGTGCCCATCGGCGGACCCCTGCTCTCGCTGCTGATGGACGACGGCGTCTTCGAGGGCGACCGGGTCCGGGAGTGGCTCGGGAACCTCCTCGTCGACGAGTGCGGCGTCGAGACGTTCGCCGACCTCGCCCTCGACGACCCGGGGTCGTCCCTGCCGCCGGAGCGCCGCTTCCGCCTGGTGGTCACCGCCACCGACGTGACGCGCGGCGAGCTCGTGCACTTCCCCTGGGACTACGAGGGCACCTACGGCCTCGAACCGGGTCGCCAGCGGGTGGCTGACGCCGTTCGCGCGTCCATGTCGATCCCGTTCTTCTACGAGCCTGTCACCTTGACGGGCGCCGACGGGGCGACCTCGACGCTGGTGGACGGCGGCGTGCTGTCCAACTTCCCGATCGACATCTTCGACCGGACCGACGGTCGGCCACCGCGCTGGCCGACCTTCGGCGTCAAGCTGCTGCCGCTCCTCCCCGTGGATGCGGCCAAGCTCGTACCCATCGCGGGCCTGTTCCAGCACGGCCCCGTCGCGTTGGCCGCGGACCTGGCCATGACCGCGATCGTCGGCCGTGACCAGGCGCACCTCGCCAAGCCGTGGGTGAAGGTCCGGACGATGCGGGTCGACAGCGCAGGGGTCAACCCGATCGACTTCGGGCTCAGTCGTGCTCAGGCCACGGCACTGTTCGAGAACGGCCGAGCGGCAGCCACCCGGTTCCTGAGGGAGTGGGACTGGGCGGACTACCTCGCTACCTTCCGGGGAGTCGGGCGGCCCACCACCTGA
- a CDS encoding cupin domain-containing protein, whose protein sequence is MSIDDIGPRPQAFDLETETLDNSNYRTVVWSGSHLQVTLMSIPVGGDIGLERHPDTDQFIRLDRGRGRAQMGPAKDELTFDHEVSDGWCVLVPAGSWHNVTNVGEEPMQVYTVYAPQHHKPGKVHQTQATAAADTDDEPAEWSVQPHPVADQHA, encoded by the coding sequence ATGAGCATCGACGACATCGGTCCCCGTCCCCAGGCGTTCGACCTGGAGACAGAGACGCTCGACAATTCCAACTACCGCACCGTCGTCTGGAGCGGCAGCCATCTGCAGGTGACCCTCATGTCGATCCCGGTCGGCGGCGACATCGGACTCGAGAGACACCCCGACACCGACCAGTTCATCCGACTCGACCGCGGCCGCGGTCGCGCCCAGATGGGACCGGCCAAGGACGAGCTGACCTTCGACCACGAGGTGAGCGACGGCTGGTGTGTCCTGGTTCCGGCCGGCAGCTGGCACAACGTGACCAACGTCGGCGAGGAGCCGATGCAGGTCTACACCGTCTACGCGCCGCAGCACCACAAGCCGGGCAAGGTGCACCAGACCCAGGCGACCGCCGCCGCCGACACCGACGACGAACCCGCCGAGTGGTCGGTCCAACCGCACCCGGTCGCAGACCAGCACGCCTGA